From a region of the Bacteroidota bacterium genome:
- a CDS encoding cold-shock protein: protein MQKGTVKFFNETKGFGFITPESGEKDVFVHSSSLNGAHIRENDKVEFEVESGPKGLNATNVRVI from the coding sequence ATGCAAAAAGGTACAGTAAAATTTTTTAACGAAACTAAAGGATTTGGTTTCATTACACCTGAGTCTGGTGAAAAAGACGTCTTTGTTCATTCGTCAAGTTTAAACGGCGCACACATTCGTGAAAATGACAAAGTGGAATTTGAAGTAGAAAGTGGCCCAAAAGGTCTGAATGCTACAAATGTCAGAGTTATCTGA
- a CDS encoding DUF1987 domain-containing protein codes for MGKSLKLKGTEDTPEVTLDEEANEFVISGRSLPEDAVEFYRPVISWVKAYVQNPNPDTEFQIKLQYFNSSSVKQVSDLLVTLEGIIKAGKKVNVIWFYEEGDELMEIKGQEFKSVLSIPFELKVY; via the coding sequence ATGGGAAAGTCGTTAAAGCTTAAAGGAACAGAAGATACGCCAGAAGTTACCTTAGATGAGGAAGCCAATGAGTTTGTCATTAGCGGCAGATCATTGCCTGAAGACGCTGTGGAGTTTTACCGGCCAGTTATTTCCTGGGTGAAGGCTTACGTTCAGAACCCCAACCCGGACACGGAATTTCAGATCAAACTCCAGTATTTTAATTCAAGTTCTGTTAAGCAGGTATCGGATCTGCTGGTAACACTTGAAGGTATAATAAAAGCAGGTAAAAAAGTGAACGTTATCTGGTTTTATGAAGAAGGCGATGAACTGATGGAGATAAAAGGCCAGGAATTTAAATCGGTGCTGAGTATTCCGTTTGAGTTGAAGGTATATTAG
- the purD gene encoding phosphoribosylamine--glycine ligase: MNILLIGSGGRECAFAWKLAQSPKLKKLFIAPGNAGTQAYGTNVAIPETNFEAIKKFVLENGINMLIVGPETPLVKGIHDFFLADEKLMHITVIGPKKDGAQLEGSKDFSKRFMQRYNIPTAAYQTFTKETLGEGLKFLESLKPPYVLKADGLAAGKGVLIPTALNEAKAELNEMLALAKFGDASAKVVIEEFLKGIELSVFVLTDGESYKILPAAKDYKRIGEGDTGPNTGGMGAVSPVPFANAEFLKKVEERVVIPTIKGLKKEGIVYKGFIFIGLMNVGGEPYVIEYNCRMGDPETEVVIPRIKSDIIDLFEGVANGNLSTKKIEVDERFATTVMLVAGGYPGDYERGKVIDGLDKVEGSLVFHAGTKQQGSRVVTNGGRVLALTSFGSTINEALQKSFGNAERIKYDEKYYRKDIGSDLK, translated from the coding sequence ATGAATATCCTCTTAATTGGTTCCGGTGGCCGTGAATGCGCATTTGCATGGAAATTGGCACAAAGCCCAAAACTTAAAAAACTATTTATAGCACCTGGTAATGCGGGTACTCAGGCATACGGAACAAATGTTGCTATTCCGGAAACGAACTTTGAAGCCATTAAAAAATTTGTACTTGAGAATGGCATCAACATGCTTATTGTTGGTCCTGAAACACCTCTTGTAAAGGGGATACACGATTTTTTTTTAGCGGATGAAAAATTAATGCACATTACGGTAATCGGCCCGAAAAAAGATGGGGCGCAATTGGAAGGCAGCAAGGATTTTTCGAAACGTTTTATGCAGCGTTATAATATCCCAACCGCCGCATATCAGACATTTACAAAAGAAACATTAGGAGAAGGATTAAAATTCCTGGAATCATTAAAACCTCCTTATGTATTAAAAGCGGACGGACTTGCTGCCGGTAAAGGAGTGCTTATTCCCACTGCGCTCAATGAAGCGAAAGCGGAATTGAATGAAATGCTGGCGCTTGCCAAATTCGGTGATGCCTCCGCGAAAGTGGTGATCGAGGAATTTTTAAAAGGAATTGAATTATCTGTTTTCGTTTTAACGGATGGCGAGAGTTATAAAATTTTACCTGCGGCCAAGGATTACAAACGAATAGGAGAGGGCGATACAGGTCCAAATACAGGAGGCATGGGTGCTGTATCACCTGTTCCGTTTGCCAATGCGGAGTTTCTGAAAAAGGTTGAAGAGCGGGTTGTGATCCCCACAATAAAGGGACTTAAAAAAGAGGGAATAGTTTATAAAGGATTTATTTTTATTGGCCTGATGAATGTTGGCGGTGAACCTTATGTTATTGAATACAACTGCCGCATGGGCGATCCCGAAACCGAAGTGGTTATACCCCGTATTAAGTCAGACATCATTGATCTGTTTGAAGGTGTTGCAAATGGAAATTTAAGCACAAAAAAAATTGAAGTTGATGAACGGTTCGCGACAACGGTAATGCTTGTGGCTGGTGGCTATCCCGGTGATTACGAAAGGGGGAAGGTGATAGATGGACTTGATAAAGTTGAAGGCAGTCTGGTATTTCATGCCGGCACTAAACAACAGGGAAGCCGTGTTGTAACAAATGGAGGCAGGGTTTTAGCGCTCACATCCTTTGGCTCAACTATAAATGAAGCTTTGCAAAAGAGTTTTGGAAATGCTGAGAGAATCAAGTATGATGAAAAGTACTATCGGAAAGACATCGGTTCAGATCTAAAATAA
- the purQ gene encoding phosphoribosylformylglycinamidine synthase subunit PurQ, translating into MSKFGVVIFPGSNCDQDMIYALRNVMGQDVVELWHKDKDLKNCDFIILPGGFSHGDYLRSGAIARFAPIMEKVIDHAAKGGYVFGVCNGFQILCEAGLVPGALLHNTERRFICKNVFIKAEHNETLLTSGIPINKALKIPIAHGEGNYFIDAKGLEKINKNGQVLFRYCDDRGNVTPESNPNGSLDNIAGVCNAGKNVFGMMPHPERASDPELGNMDGMVLFQSILGTVLH; encoded by the coding sequence ATGAGTAAATTTGGTGTGGTTATTTTCCCGGGTTCCAACTGCGATCAGGACATGATATATGCGCTGCGCAATGTAATGGGACAGGATGTTGTTGAGTTATGGCACAAAGACAAGGACCTGAAGAATTGCGATTTTATTATACTTCCAGGAGGGTTTTCCCACGGGGATTATTTACGTTCAGGAGCGATCGCACGCTTTGCGCCGATTATGGAGAAGGTGATTGATCATGCGGCAAAAGGGGGATATGTTTTTGGCGTATGTAACGGTTTTCAGATCTTATGCGAAGCCGGTTTGGTGCCGGGTGCTTTACTGCATAATACCGAGCGCAGGTTCATTTGTAAAAATGTATTCATTAAAGCCGAGCATAATGAGACTTTACTCACATCAGGCATTCCGATAAATAAGGCGCTTAAAATTCCTATTGCACATGGAGAGGGAAATTATTTTATTGATGCAAAAGGCCTGGAAAAAATAAACAAGAATGGACAGGTGCTGTTCCGTTATTGTGATGATAGAGGTAATGTAACTCCGGAATCTAACCCGAATGGTTCACTTGATAATATTGCCGGGGTATGTAATGCCGGTAAAAATGTGTTCGGAATGATGCCTCATCCCGAGCGGGCTTCCGATCCTGAGTTGGGTAATATGGACGGAATGGTCCTGTTTCAGTCAATTTTAGGTACTGTGTTACATTAG
- a CDS encoding FAD-dependent oxidoreductase: MKPTDIKDPEYFHKVVDCQHACPAHTPVPQYIRLIAEEKYAEAYMINWDSNVFPGVLGRTCDRPCEPACRRVRVEEEPVAICRLKRVAADNKGDVKKHMPQGPFKPNGKKVALLGAGPASLTVGRDLATLGYEIHLYDEQKKGGGFMRSQIPAFRLPESVLDEEVNYILDLGIHTHFNTYVSSLKEILDKNYDAVFIGTGAPKGRDLDIPGRKEGASNIHIGINWLSSVAFEHTNKIGKKVIVLGGGNTAMDCCRTARRLGGEQVKVVVRSPFAEMKASPWEKEDAQHEDIPIIDNHVPKSFVIENGKLKGMKFEKVHAVYDDKGKRQLVPTGEPEVVIEADDVLIAVGQENSFPWIERDLGIEFDKWNMPVVDKVTFASTHKKVFFGGDAAFGPKNVITAVAHGHQAAVSIDLVCKKEDINKRLSPYVNLVSQKMGIHEWAYDSQVVTDKRYIVPQADKKLTLANRKKEVELGFDHITGFKEAERCLNCDMQTVFTTSKCIECDACVDICPTSCITFTENEEEPELRKHLKVPATNLTQDLYVSETLPTKRVMVKDENVCLHCGLCAERCPTSAWDMQKFFYNVTKAGKACQ, translated from the coding sequence ATGAAGCCAACCGATATTAAAGACCCTGAGTATTTCCACAAAGTGGTTGATTGTCAGCATGCTTGTCCTGCTCATACACCTGTTCCCCAATATATAAGACTTATTGCGGAGGAAAAATATGCCGAGGCCTATATGATCAATTGGGATTCTAACGTATTTCCCGGAGTTCTGGGTCGTACCTGTGATCGTCCATGTGAACCTGCCTGCCGTAGGGTTCGGGTAGAGGAAGAGCCGGTAGCAATTTGCCGCCTTAAACGTGTTGCAGCCGATAACAAAGGAGATGTTAAAAAGCACATGCCACAAGGGCCATTCAAGCCAAATGGTAAAAAAGTGGCTTTGTTAGGTGCTGGTCCTGCTTCGTTAACTGTTGGCCGCGACCTCGCTACATTGGGATATGAGATCCATTTGTATGATGAGCAAAAAAAAGGGGGAGGTTTCATGAGGAGCCAGATCCCCGCTTTTCGTCTTCCTGAATCGGTGCTTGATGAAGAAGTGAATTATATACTTGACCTTGGAATTCATACGCATTTCAATACATACGTATCAAGCCTGAAGGAGATCCTCGATAAAAATTACGATGCTGTTTTTATTGGTACCGGTGCTCCAAAGGGCCGCGACCTCGATATTCCGGGACGTAAAGAAGGTGCATCCAACATCCACATTGGAATTAACTGGTTGAGTAGTGTTGCGTTTGAACACACCAATAAGATCGGTAAAAAAGTAATTGTACTTGGAGGAGGAAACACCGCTATGGATTGTTGCCGTACTGCGCGCAGGTTAGGTGGTGAACAGGTAAAGGTTGTTGTACGCAGCCCTTTTGCCGAAATGAAAGCTTCTCCCTGGGAAAAAGAAGATGCTCAGCACGAAGATATTCCGATTATTGATAATCATGTTCCGAAATCCTTTGTCATTGAAAACGGCAAATTGAAGGGCATGAAATTTGAAAAAGTGCATGCAGTTTATGATGATAAGGGTAAAAGACAATTGGTTCCAACAGGAGAACCGGAAGTAGTTATTGAAGCGGACGATGTGTTGATAGCTGTAGGGCAGGAGAACAGTTTTCCCTGGATCGAACGTGATCTTGGAATTGAGTTTGACAAATGGAACATGCCTGTTGTGGATAAAGTTACGTTTGCTTCCACGCATAAAAAAGTTTTCTTCGGCGGAGACGCTGCTTTCGGTCCAAAGAATGTGATTACGGCTGTAGCTCATGGGCATCAGGCTGCTGTGTCCATTGACCTTGTATGCAAAAAGGAAGATATAAATAAACGCCTTTCGCCTTATGTGAATCTTGTAAGCCAGAAAATGGGGATACACGAATGGGCTTATGATAGCCAGGTGGTGACGGATAAAAGATATATTGTTCCGCAGGCCGATAAAAAGCTAACCCTTGCAAACCGTAAAAAAGAGGTTGAGCTTGGATTTGACCATATCACCGGATTCAAAGAAGCTGAACGTTGTTTGAATTGCGACATGCAAACGGTTTTTACCACGAGCAAATGCATAGAATGCGATGCCTGTGTTGATATTTGTCCGACATCGTGTATTACGTTTACGGAAAATGAAGAGGAGCCGGAATTGCGTAAGCACCTGAAAGTACCGGCTACTAACCTCACCCAGGATCTGTATGTGTCCGAAACGCTTCCAACCAAAAGGGTTATGGTGAAGGATGAAAATGTTTGCCTGCATTGTGGTTTGTGTGCAGAGCGTTGTCCTACTTCGGCATGGGACATGCAAAAATTCTTTTATAATGTTACTAAAGCAGGGAAAGCATGTCAGTAA
- a CDS encoding SpoIIE family protein phosphatase, with protein MRHKRETLKNRSFFLLLLLSLLPYFHPSCFGQSANGGIIVVEGLVSGYNHDPTRKLLQKEKPIILEGTLERVAINVLESGTSVFTALTNKKGEFELRLALGKIYRVELTKNGRTKTIFLIDVRAVPPEIAAIGIKFIGAELVMNSFLSKDTTQVNQPFGRLYYDVRKKMMDFEPAQVKVKSGLFARQEEPNTSASLMKRAVLKNRDNVINDQKNILTTAQVKKWKKMTKPVPATTTENTETPPPADTVRKFTSRFKLGSNIGVDQFSEDFMRSRESEIEAARKQLEEDKANAKTAEDSLLIKGREELLNAAVIELSGAKKMIAMQKNQITTQRNLLYLAIFSLALVFAFLFFLFKHSKDKKKNHILLKEKTKKITDSINYAKYIQQSILPQESDIQKLLPHSFIYYQPRDIVSGDFYWVSAIGNKIVIAAVDCTGHGVPGAFMSLIGNTLLNEIINEKKIVEPSAVLELLHAGIFKSLNQNASEINCQDGMEMSLCVIDHQQKIIQFAGAMNPIYIVRGNTLTIIKADMQAIGGIRSAARKNTAVEFSTQQIPIHEGMTLYMFTDGYMDQFGGTDNKKFNTQQFKKMLLDIQPLDMDKQKQTVEQTMKNWKGNYKQIDDMLVIGLRF; from the coding sequence TTGAGACATAAACGTGAAACATTGAAAAACAGATCGTTTTTTCTCCTGCTTCTTCTCTCATTATTGCCTTACTTCCATCCGTCTTGCTTTGGGCAGTCGGCTAATGGGGGTATAATTGTGGTTGAAGGGCTGGTATCGGGTTACAACCACGACCCTACGCGAAAATTACTTCAGAAAGAAAAACCAATCATACTTGAAGGTACGCTTGAAAGAGTTGCAATTAATGTATTGGAAAGCGGAACATCAGTATTTACAGCTCTTACAAACAAAAAGGGTGAATTTGAGTTGCGGTTGGCCCTGGGCAAGATTTATCGGGTTGAACTAACAAAAAACGGCCGTACAAAAACCATTTTCCTTATCGATGTACGCGCTGTTCCCCCGGAAATAGCTGCAATCGGCATAAAATTCATCGGAGCCGAATTGGTAATGAATAGCTTTTTGTCGAAAGATACTACCCAGGTAAATCAACCTTTTGGCAGGTTATACTATGATGTGCGAAAAAAAATGATGGACTTTGAGCCGGCACAGGTTAAGGTTAAAAGCGGGCTCTTTGCACGGCAGGAAGAACCAAACACATCTGCATCACTGATGAAGCGGGCGGTCCTGAAAAACAGGGACAATGTAATTAATGATCAGAAAAACATATTAACAACGGCGCAGGTAAAAAAATGGAAAAAGATGACAAAGCCGGTACCGGCAACTACTACTGAAAATACAGAGACGCCTCCTCCGGCTGATACCGTACGCAAATTTACTTCCAGGTTTAAATTAGGTTCCAATATCGGGGTAGACCAATTCTCAGAAGACTTTATGCGATCGCGCGAATCTGAAATCGAAGCGGCGCGAAAACAACTCGAAGAAGATAAAGCAAACGCCAAAACAGCCGAGGACAGCCTTCTTATTAAAGGAAGGGAAGAGCTGTTGAACGCAGCTGTAATTGAACTAAGCGGCGCGAAAAAGATGATCGCAATGCAAAAAAACCAGATCACCACTCAGCGCAATTTATTATACCTGGCCATATTCAGTTTGGCACTTGTGTTTGCCTTTCTGTTCTTTCTTTTCAAACACTCCAAAGACAAAAAGAAAAACCACATTTTACTGAAAGAGAAAACAAAAAAAATAACCGATAGTATTAATTATGCCAAGTACATTCAGCAATCTATTCTGCCGCAGGAAAGTGATATTCAAAAATTACTCCCGCATTCATTTATTTACTATCAACCCAGGGATATTGTAAGCGGCGATTTCTATTGGGTGTCAGCGATCGGGAACAAAATAGTGATAGCGGCTGTCGACTGCACTGGGCATGGAGTTCCCGGGGCATTCATGTCATTGATAGGCAATACATTATTAAATGAGATTATAAACGAGAAAAAGATAGTTGAACCTTCTGCAGTTTTAGAATTATTGCATGCAGGTATTTTTAAATCCCTTAATCAAAATGCAAGCGAGATCAATTGCCAGGATGGAATGGAAATGTCGCTATGCGTGATCGATCACCAACAAAAAATAATCCAGTTTGCCGGCGCAATGAATCCAATATATATTGTCAGGGGCAATACCCTTACCATTATTAAGGCCGATATGCAAGCCATAGGCGGTATACGATCGGCGGCGCGAAAAAACACTGCCGTTGAGTTCAGCACACAACAGATCCCAATACATGAAGGCATGACCTTATACATGTTCACAGATGGATACATGGATCAATTCGGCGGCACTGACAACAAGAAATTCAACACACAACAATTTAAAAAAATGCTCCTTGATATTCAGCCATTGGATATGGACAAACAAAAGCAAACCGTTGAGCAAACCATGAAAAACTGGAAAGGAAATTACAAACAGATCGATGATATGCTGGTGATCGGGTTGAGGTTTTGA
- a CDS encoding 2-oxoacid:acceptor oxidoreductase subunit alpha, with translation MSVSNSKVNDFVVRFANVNGTGSASANFLFTKAIFRMGIFVTPKNIFPSNIQGLPTWYEVRVSEKGYLGRREGIDLVVAVNPQSMLSDVASVKPGGYFLYDNSKKLHSQYIREDINYIGIPLMEMCNAAYADPRQRQLFKNIIYVGALAALFDIEFKVLEDLLAEQFKGKEKLIPMNVKALQMGVDYIHKNFKYPLDIRVERRDLIGDHIMMEGNAACGLGAVYAGATVAAWYPITPSTSVVEAFGNYANELRVDKKTGKKNFAIVQAEDELAAIGMVIGANWNGARSFTSTSGPGVSLMNEFLGLAYFAEVPAVLIDVQRTGPSTGMPTRTQQSDVFLAAYASHGDTKHVLLFPSTPKECFELTADAFDLAEELQTPVMVMTDLDLGMNDHISAPLEWDDKRNYKRGKVLTSDDLEKIQKFGRYLDVDGDGIPYRTYPGTHPTKGSFFTRGSSRDEYAVYTEDSAAYQRNMERLVKKWNTAKGMVPSPVAYQDKNQFKHGVIFFGTSTYSTEEAIDLLKEQKIFVDALRLRAFPFNKTVEDFINSHEKIFVIEQNRDAQLRSLLMIELGADPKKLISVLNYDGLPITADHILKQVTQSLTPSPKLNKAL, from the coding sequence ATGTCAGTAAGCAATAGTAAGGTGAATGATTTTGTTGTAAGGTTTGCGAATGTTAACGGAACAGGATCAGCGAGCGCCAATTTTCTTTTTACAAAAGCCATCTTCAGGATGGGTATTTTTGTAACTCCCAAAAATATTTTTCCTTCCAATATACAAGGCCTGCCTACCTGGTATGAAGTGCGTGTAAGTGAGAAGGGCTATCTGGGCCGCAGGGAAGGGATTGATCTTGTGGTAGCTGTTAACCCCCAAAGTATGTTAAGCGATGTGGCAAGTGTAAAGCCGGGCGGTTATTTTTTATATGACAATTCGAAGAAATTGCATTCACAATATATTCGTGAGGATATCAATTACATTGGTATTCCATTGATGGAGATGTGTAACGCCGCCTATGCGGATCCGCGCCAGCGCCAGTTGTTTAAGAATATTATTTATGTAGGCGCGCTTGCTGCTCTTTTTGACATTGAGTTTAAGGTGCTTGAAGATCTTTTGGCGGAACAATTCAAAGGGAAGGAAAAGCTCATTCCAATGAACGTAAAAGCGTTGCAAATGGGAGTCGACTACATCCATAAGAATTTTAAATATCCGTTGGATATTCGTGTTGAACGCCGTGACCTGATCGGTGATCATATCATGATGGAAGGAAATGCAGCTTGTGGGCTTGGCGCTGTGTATGCGGGAGCAACAGTGGCTGCGTGGTATCCCATTACACCATCAACATCAGTAGTTGAGGCATTTGGTAATTACGCGAATGAACTCCGCGTTGATAAAAAAACAGGCAAAAAGAATTTCGCAATAGTGCAGGCTGAAGATGAACTGGCGGCGATTGGGATGGTTATCGGCGCTAACTGGAACGGCGCAAGGTCATTTACATCCACCAGTGGCCCGGGAGTATCATTGATGAATGAATTTCTCGGCCTTGCTTATTTTGCTGAAGTGCCTGCTGTGCTTATAGATGTTCAGCGTACAGGACCTTCAACAGGTATGCCAACACGTACCCAGCAATCAGATGTGTTTTTAGCAGCTTACGCATCGCATGGCGACACAAAGCATGTGCTGCTTTTCCCTTCCACGCCGAAAGAGTGCTTTGAGCTGACGGCTGACGCTTTTGATCTTGCAGAGGAATTGCAAACCCCGGTTATGGTGATGACTGATCTTGATCTCGGAATGAATGATCATATTTCGGCTCCGCTTGAATGGGATGATAAACGTAATTATAAAAGAGGAAAGGTATTGACCTCTGATGATCTTGAAAAGATACAGAAATTCGGACGTTATCTGGATGTTGATGGCGACGGGATACCTTATCGTACTTACCCGGGTACCCATCCGACAAAGGGTTCATTTTTCACCCGAGGTTCCTCGCGTGATGAATACGCGGTTTATACTGAAGATTCAGCAGCCTACCAACGTAATATGGAAAGGCTGGTTAAGAAATGGAACACGGCAAAAGGAATGGTTCCCTCACCGGTTGCTTACCAGGATAAGAATCAGTTTAAGCACGGTGTTATTTTCTTTGGTACTTCAACGTATTCAACGGAAGAAGCGATCGATCTTTTGAAGGAGCAGAAAATATTTGTTGACGCTTTGCGACTCCGGGCATTCCCGTTTAACAAGACGGTTGAAGACTTTATTAATTCACACGAAAAAATATTTGTTATTGAGCAGAATCGAGATGCGCAATTACGCAGCTTATTGATGATCGAATTGGGAGCTGATCCGAAGAAACTTATTTCTGTTTTGAATTATGATGGTCTTCCGATCACCGCGGATCATATTCTGAAGCAGGTGACCCAAAGCTTAACACCTTCACCAAAATTGAACAAGGCCCTTTAA
- a CDS encoding 2-oxoacid:ferredoxin oxidoreductase subunit beta, with translation MTYVRPKFRHPELPKNKLGYTIDYYEGSLSTLCAGCGHDSISAGVVQACYEMNIEPHRLAKLSGIGCSSKTPAYFLSNSHGFNSVHGRMPSVATGANLANRDLIYFGVSGDGDTASIGMGQFVHVIRRNLNMVYVVMNNGCYGLTKGQDSATADAGSKNKSGSVNLFESIDLASLAIELGATFVAQSFSGDKAQLVPLLKAAMKHPGFAFINVISPCVTFNNNVGSTKSYDYVREHVDATATIDFVPEMAEITANYDEGTSKKVKMHDGSSIQLRKLAQDWDPLDRQSAINAVLNAKAKSEILTGLLYIKPDSVDLHHLLQTSDKPLNALTKEVLCPGSEVLKGINGEQR, from the coding sequence ATGACATACGTTCGTCCGAAATTTCGTCACCCTGAGTTACCAAAAAATAAATTAGGGTATACCATTGATTACTATGAAGGTTCGCTTTCAACGCTGTGTGCTGGTTGCGGACACGATTCCATAAGTGCGGGTGTGGTGCAGGCCTGTTATGAAATGAATATTGAGCCGCATCGTTTGGCTAAGCTTTCTGGCATTGGTTGTTCTTCAAAAACTCCTGCCTACTTTCTCAGTAATTCTCATGGATTTAATTCTGTACACGGTCGAATGCCTTCGGTGGCTACAGGTGCCAATCTCGCAAACCGTGATCTTATTTATTTTGGTGTGTCCGGTGATGGCGATACAGCCTCAATAGGTATGGGGCAATTTGTGCACGTTATACGCCGCAACCTGAATATGGTTTATGTGGTGATGAATAATGGTTGTTATGGTCTTACTAAAGGCCAGGATTCGGCTACAGCGGACGCAGGATCTAAAAATAAATCAGGTTCGGTTAACTTATTTGAGTCGATTGACCTGGCGAGTTTAGCTATTGAACTTGGTGCCACTTTTGTCGCGCAAAGTTTTTCGGGAGATAAAGCTCAGTTGGTTCCATTGCTCAAAGCGGCTATGAAACACCCCGGGTTTGCATTTATTAATGTGATATCTCCCTGCGTTACTTTTAACAACAATGTTGGATCAACAAAATCATACGATTATGTACGCGAGCATGTGGACGCAACCGCTACAATAGATTTTGTTCCTGAAATGGCCGAGATTACCGCAAATTATGATGAAGGAACATCTAAGAAAGTTAAAATGCACGATGGTTCATCTATTCAATTGCGTAAGCTTGCACAGGATTGGGATCCGCTCGATAGGCAATCAGCGATTAATGCTGTTTTGAACGCGAAGGCAAAGAGTGAAATTCTTACCGGTCTTTTATATATTAAACCTGATTCCGTTGACCTGCACCATTTGCTCCAGACAAGTGATAAACCACTGAACGCACTTACTAAAGAAGTGCTTTGTCCCGGGTCGGAAGTGCTGAAGGGGATCAATGGGGAACAGCGGTGA